The genomic region ccacatcagtcagaaccataaaacaggcaaagcgtcaatacaggactaagattgaattgtactacaccggctccgacgctcgtcggatgtggcaggtcttgcagccgcgagctgcccagtgacactagcctaccagacaagctaaattacttctatgctcgcttcgaggcaagcaacactgaagaatGCATGACATCATCAGCTTttccagacaactgtgtgatcacactctctgtagccaatgtgagtaagacctttaaacaggtcaacattcacaaggctgcagggccagaaggattacaaggatgtgtactccgagaaACAGAATGccatttattgactacagctcagcgttcaacaccacagtgccctcaaagctcatcacttagctaaggaccctgggactaaacacctccctctgcaactggatcctggacttcctgaagggccgccccctAGGTGGtaatctgccacgctgatcctcaacacaggggcccctcaagggtgcgtgctcagtcccctcctttactccctgttcaccaatggcTGCATaaccaagcacaactccaacaccatcattaagtttgctgacgacacaacagtggtaggcctgatcactgacaacgatgagacagcatttcagaaggaggtcagagacctggcagtatggtgccaggataacaacctctcccttaacgtgatcaagacaaataagatgattgtggactacaaaaaaaggaggactgagcatgcccccattctcatcggcagggcagtagtggagcaggttgagagtttcaagttcattgatgtccacatcaccaacaaactaacatggtccaaacacaccaagacagttgtgaagagggcacgacaatgactattccccctcaggagactgaaaagatttagtaggggtcctcagatcctcaaaaacttctacagctgcaccatcgagagcatcctggctgaTTGCATCACCgcccggtatggcaactgctcaacctccgaccgcaaggcactacagagggtagtgcgtacggcccagtacatcactggggccaagctttctgccatccaggacctctatgccaggtggtgtcagaggaaggcccaactCAATAaaaggaaggtgttcttaatgttttgtacacctagtgtatacacacacacactaatccccACATGGGCTTGTTACGCAGGGCAGCAATTGAACACCTCCTCTTCTGTGATGCTGAATAACTGGGATGTTTGGcctgttacagtgccttcagaaagtattcacatcccttcactttttccacattttgttgtgttacagcctgaatttaaaatggattaaacagatATTtgttggcaaagcaattaactttatttcctgaatacaaagctttatgtttgggcaaatccaatataacacattactgagtaccactctccgtattttaaagcatagtggtggctgtatcatgttatgggtatgcttgtaatcattaaggattgGGGagcttttcaggataaaaaagaagtacacaggcaaaattctagaggaaaacctggttcagtttgctttccatcagacactggtagatgaattcacctttcagcagcacaataaccttaaacacaaggccaaatctacactggagttgcttaccaagaaggcagtgaatgttcctgagtggccaagttgaagttttgacttaaatctaattGAAAATCTATGTCAATACTTGACCAtgcctgtctagcaatgatcagcaaccaatttgacagaacttgaataatgtttaaaatagtaatgggcaaatattgcacagtcCAGGTGTAGAAGGCTTTTCgagacttaaccagaaagactcacagctgtaatctgtcacgtgtgctccctctccggcctctaggtcaccagcctGCTTGTTACCATCGTTACGCACATCTGTGcattatgacactcacctgggccccatcacttccctgattaccttccctatatatgtcactccctttggttccttccccaggcgttattgtttctgttcctgtgttaTGTCTGTGCGTAGTTCGTGattcttattttgtattatgttgtgtttatttattaaaacactcacttctTGAACTTGCTTCcagactctcagcgcacatcgttacataatcactgccaaaggttcttctacAAAGTAGTGACTCAGGTGTGTGAACACtaatgtaaatgaggtatttttgtatttcattttcaaataaatttgcaaacctttctaaaaacatgttttcactttgtcattatgaggtattgtgtgtagatgggtgaagagACAAAAATattcaatccattttgaattcggtgtaacacaacaaaaatgaaaaatatgaatcctttctgaaggcactatacatgcatagccctgtgtgtgtgtttgtccgtgcATGCTCTGCTCTATGTAGGCATGACTTCATCCACATGCTAAACCCACACAGGCGCTGTGGCACAGGACCCAGCATTATTACCACCCACAGGCTCAGGGCTGGCTGGGGaatcatagaaacacattggCCAGAATGGACTAACTCAAATCTATATGATTTGTCAAGACACACACAATATGGCCAACACACAAGTATGTCAATATTACTTGCTGATTGTCTTGACATTGACATTTGGACCGACATGGTTGTTCTGCTGTTATGTCCACAGAACATAAATGACTGTTTGAGTATCTCTAATTTCTATAAAGATAACCAATAACACAGTGGCACATGGCTTTGAGTTGGAATATCAATTCTACTCATTCTAATTCTGTAGGGAAACTCAGCAACTCATCTCACATCCCCAAAGACCTGATACAATTCAACTATTTAAAACTAAGAATGTGGCTGTAGGGTGGAACATTATTATTGATATAAACATGATCCTAATAGAATAGTCTACTGAGGAGATAGCTGACTAACCAGGGATCAACAACAGACATGTTGACCACACAcaggctcccaagtggcacagcgatctaaggcacagcatctcagtgctagaggcatcgcaacagatcccgggctgtatcacaaccggctgtgatcgggagtcctatagggcggcgcacaattgggtCAGCGTcatcctggttaggggagggtttggccggggcaagccgtcattataaataagaatttgttcttaactgaattgcctagttaaataaaaataaatacatctgaAAAGTCTGAACAGGCTTTCATACAACATGGTCTCCTGGGAATTCGATGACCGCCACACAGCTGTAACTGTGATTTAAGGCTCTCCAGTAGTAACCGGACAGTTAAACCGTGAGGGTCCATACTTACAACATATTCAGAGGGAAAATGGGTACATATTCCATGTGTGATGTACATGAGATGCCATTCTAGTTCCTCTCTGCCACCTAGTGTTCTCTAGAGGTATTACATTAAAGAGCAACACCAATGTTAGAACTGTACTTTTATTTAGCGTATCCACATGAATCAGGTATCAGTCTCTATTCAGACACATTTGTTCATTGTTGTTCTttcctgttttttgttttttgagGACATTACATCTTCCAATTTAAAACAGTACAAAATAGCAGACTGAGAATCCAAAATCATAAACAAaagtcatattatatatatatataaatgatctGTTCACATGAGTCTGGGATAGGTATTCAAAGGTGGTTACAATGTATCACTTTGTGACAAATGTATTTGTGAAAAAGCACTATAGAAAtctaatttgatttatttatttgattgattggttggttgacaTCAGCCATCAGAGTGAGTTTGCAGTCCCTTGGTATTACGGTATGGCTTACATTACAACACCATATCCTTGTTCCTTACCACCATTATTGGGCAGACAAACAACATCCAAAACAATACAGCAAACAACCTCAGATCTTTATCCAGCACATCCACAGAAACAACCTCAGATCTTTATCCAGCACATCCACAGAAACAACCTCAGATCTTTATCCAGCACATCCACAGAAACAACCTCAGATCTTTATCCAGCACATCCACAGAAACAACCTTGACAAATATATTcaaacagtagaaaaaaagacaCCACAGAATAAGAGTCACAGGTGCTGTTGGTCTCACAGCTCGTCCTTGTCTGTCTGTGAGTCCGAGGATGACTTGAGGTCAGTTTTGGAGTCCTTGGAAACCTTTTTGACAGGGATTTTCTCTGTCTTTTTTGTCACTGGCTTCTGCTCTTTAttgtctgctgcctgtctgccaTTTGTTTTTGCTGCAGGTTTTTCTTTAGCCTTGTCTGCTGTCTTAGCGTTGGCTTTGTCCCCTGCTTTAGCCTTGTCTGCTGTCTTTGCGTTGGCTTTGTCCCCTGCATTAGCCGCTGTTTTAGTCGTGGCTTTTTTGTTCTTTGATGCATCAACTGCTTTGGCTTTAGTTTTGACCAGCTCTTTCACCTTAGCTTTGTTACCCTTTTTTGCAATGAGTTTTTCTGCGTGCTTCTCTATCGGCTTCTCATTATTTTTATCCTCTGGATAATCAGATGGCTTTTCACTAACTGTTTCTGCTGGTTCCTCGGGCTTCTTCTCTGCTGGTTCCTCCGGCTTCTTCTCTGCTGGTTCCTCAGGCTTCTTCTCTGCTGGTTCCTCAGGCTTTATCTCTGCTGGTTCCtcaggcttcttctttgctggTTCCTCATGCTTCTTCTCTGCTGGTTCCTCAGGCTTCTTCTCTGCTGGTTCCTCCGGCTTCTTCTCTGCTGGTTCCTCAGGCTTCTTCTCTGCTGGTTCCTCAGGCTTCATCTCTGCTGGTTCCtcaggcttcttctttgctggTTCCTCATGCTTCTTCTCTGCTGGTTCCTCAGGCTTCTTCTCTGCTGGTTTGTCATCTGGTTGGTTTGCCTGCTCCTGGACTAGGGTTGCAGCTTGACCAAGAAGCGCAGACTGGTCAAGAGGTGTAAGCTGTGGTTGTGAGCTCTCTGTCTTTGTGAACTCTGTGTCCGTAGGAGAGGAGAACATCTTCAGCATCTCTTGAGCTTGGATTCGgtcctggagacacacacacacacaaattaggTAAGTCTGAAGCAAGAGAAATTGATGAAATGTAAATTAATCAATAAATGGAAAGCGTTGCTTATTACAAAATAGCCCATCACAACATAGAATGATAGAAAGAAAGACATGATATACACGATTCCAGATGAATTAACTGATAGATATGTTACCTTCTCCTCATGTTTGGGGTCAAGGGTGAACCACAAGGCCACAGCACACCTCTGGCCCTTAGTGACTGCTCTTACCCCGTGAGGGTTCTCATTCCCAGCACCGAACCCAACCACACGACCACACTGAGGACGCACCTCCGCCTGGACAACACAGGCCAGTGACATCAGTCATCATATGCTCAATTAACTTATACCTTAAAATAAATCATGGCGAAACAACTGGTTATACTCTGCAGCACTCAAATCCACATCATTGATTGACACTTACTGTGACCGTTTTGGCATCCAGTTCAGTGAAAATGAAATCTCCTCCTTCAAAGTCATCATTCAGATAGAGGATTGCGCTAAAACACAACAGGAACAAGAGAAGTGTTTTAAAGACAGTGGTGCATGATGATACCTGCAAGTGCAGTAGATGTTGCTCTTACCTACGTTATAAGCATATGcatggtgtgtgtacctgtagtctctgtgtgtgtgtgtgtgtgtgtgtgtgtgtgtgtgtgtgtgtgtgtgtgtgtgtgtgtgtgtgtgtgtgtgtgtgtgtgtgtgtgtgtgtgtgtgtgtgtgtgtgtgtgtgtgtgtgtgtgtgtgtgtgtgtgtttgtatacctATAGTCCTTGTTTGTGTATGTAGGTGGTTCTTTAATGCACTCGTTGAGCTCAGAGACCAGCAGGCAGTTGTCTGCATGAACCGGGTGACTCAGGTTGTCACGGTCATCCTGCTTCTCTGTACAGACAGAAGATGGAAACATAACTTACTGTATGTCTATACACTCAGACAGGCAGGTGAATAATGTGGGTTAAATGACATCCTGGATTTGATATAGACAACTTGAAGAAAATAGAACATGTTGTTTTCCCATAGTGGTGAATTCCAAAAAGGACCTAAACTCATTCTGTCTGGCAGTCAGCCACAATACTGTCCCCTGGGTGCCCACCATAGTTCACTTTCTCACCGTCGATGGCGGAGCGGCAGACCAGGTGGGAGTAggagaagtagagaggagagtccagacgGAAGTACGACTCCAGGACCCCACGCACCTTCTCACTCATGTCAAAAAACAGGCGGGCACTCTTCAGGGGCACAGTGCCCTCCTGTCCCAACTATAGAACAGTACAAGATCATCAGAAATAGGTGCTTTCTTATCCCTAACTCGCTGGTAACTGTACATTGATGCCATTGGGCTGGGGCTCAGCTTTAGATAGGTTGGAGATAAAGCTGAGGCTAGAGAATGAAGCTAGCTGGGGTTGGGGGAAGCTGAACAtactgggttagggtcagagttgGCAGTGCTGGGTTAGTAGTGTTTGGGTTATGGTTTGGTTAGCAGGGCTgtagtgtgtagagtcagtaatGTACCTTAATAGCCTTGAGGACAGTGACTCCTTGGAAGCTCTCGCTGGGTGAGTGGGGGGAGGGGTGGCCTTGAAACCCATCACCTTTCAGCGCAGCTGCCTGACAAACACACAGCGtcaacacacacaataacagaaTCATGCATTCAGTTTTAACACACAGACCATCAGAAACACACCCTCCATTAACACACAATCAACATACACACTGTcaaacacgcacaaacacagTCAATCACACAGACTAACTAGCCCTGACTCCCACTCACATTAGAGAGGCGGGTGAGCTCTCTGCACTCGTCATTCGAGATAAATCCATCCAGTAGAACCCTCTGAGACCCATTCAGCTGCTTTGACGACATAGTAATCTTGATGTCATCAAACAACAAAGGACCACCTGGTAGGGACAGAGGGAATGAATATAGAGAGAGGTGCACATCAGAGTCTTCTACACAGTCCACTGACATTCCCAAACTTCATGCTCTAAAAACCCTACCTTCTCGTACGATCTTGGCAATGTCAGTCGACTCCTTGTTCTTCTCCTCCACCAGAGTTTCAATCTCCTTCATCAGATTCCCAATCTCCTCAGTGATCCTCGCCGCAGTCTCTCTTTCTGCCCTGCAGGGGGCGGCAATGAACAGGTTAAAAGGTTTAAACAAATTGGAGAGCAGAGCCTATTCTGAAATTGAGAGCATACATGTATGTACTATGTACCAGTGGATGCTGGTGTCACTTTAAATTAGAGGACGGATCATTGTAATGGCTTGAATTGAATGAATGGAGCAGTATGTTTGATCATTTTCCATTCGAGCCATTACAATGAGAGAGTACTCCAATTTCTCCATCCATCAGCCTCTACTGGTCTGTACGTGTATTTCTCAtacttctgtttctctctcagtttGAGGGGCATGATGTCTGCAGGGGTCCAGGAATCCTGCAAAGGGAAGGAAAGGATGTAAGATCACATGCTAAAACCACTTGATAGTGATCACCTATCTTGTAGAAACAGTGAGACACAAGCGAAGAT from Oncorhynchus kisutch isolate 150728-3 linkage group LG5, Okis_V2, whole genome shotgun sequence harbors:
- the LOC109891088 gene encoding prolyl 3-hydroxylase 1 isoform X1, which encodes MLWRFVVAILGVCIPYCLSDVQLSSNVILEPYDLLFDTAVEAYYKGDWMTVILNMERALRNKAAIRRVKAHCRITCANQSAFGEPLSSMVVPVPGAGSVEDLGFFQKIMKRADCVNTCESEKIGPPTIHKVTEDVDLEFKKRTPYNYLQVAYFKINKLDKAVAAANTFFLANPDHMEMKQNLDYYRMMAGVQQEDFKDLEARPHMAEFLAGKRYYSSDSFGLAIDHFEAAVEEYFSADQECRALCEGAYVYDGYNYMEYSADLFQSMTDHYMQILNCKQKCSVELASTAGKDKPFEDFLPSHFNYLQFSYYNSEKYEQAIEWAKTYLLFHPEEEVMNQNLAYYSAVLGEDKAAAISARLVVKQHIQQSLLEKELLYFAYEVFGITFVDPDSWTPADIMPLKLREKQKAERETAARITEEIGNLMKEIETLVEEKNKESTDIAKIVREGGPLLFDDIKITMSSKQLNGSQRVLLDGFISNDECRELTRLSNAAALKGDGFQGHPSPHSPSESFQGVTVLKAIKLGQEGTVPLKSARLFFDMSEKVRGVLESYFRLDSPLYFSYSHLVCRSAIDGEKVNYEKQDDRDNLSHPVHADNCLLVSELNECIKEPPTYTNKDYSAILYLNDDFEGGDFIFTELDAKTVTAEVRPQCGRVVGFGAGNENPHGVRAVTKGQRCAVALWFTLDPKHEEKDRIQAQEMLKMFSSPTDTEFTKTESSQPQLTPLDQSALLGQAATLVQEQANQPDDKPAEKKPEEPAEKKHEEPAKKKPEEPAEMKPEEPAEKKPEEPAEKKPEEPAEKKPEEPAEKKHEEPAKKKPEEPAEIKPEEPAEKKPEEPAEKKPEEPAEKKPEEPAETVSEKPSDYPEDKNNEKPIEKHAEKLIAKKGNKAKVKELVKTKAKAVDASKNKKATTKTAANAGDKANAKTADKAKAGDKANAKTADKAKEKPAAKTNGRQAADNKEQKPVTKKTEKIPVKKVSKDSKTDLKSSSDSQTDKDEL
- the LOC109891088 gene encoding prolyl 3-hydroxylase 1 isoform X2 — encoded protein: MLWRFVVAILGVCIPYCLSDVQLSSNVILEPYDLLFDTAVEAYYKGDWMTVILNMERALRNKAAIRRVKAHCRITCANQSAFGEPLSSMVVPVPGAGSVEDLGFFQKIMKRADCVNTCESEKIGPPTIHKVTEDVDLEFKKRTPYNYLQVAYFKINKLDKAVAAANTFFLANPDHMEMKQNLDYYRMMAGVQQEDFKDLEARPHMAEFLAGKRYYSSDSFGLAIDHFEAAVEEYFSADQECRALCEGAYVYDGYNYMEYSADLFQSMTDHYMQILNCKQKCSVELASTAGKDKPFEDFLPSHFNYLQFSYYNSEKYEQAIEWAKTYLLFHPEEEVMNQNLAYYSAVLGEDKAAAISARLVVKQHIQQSLLEKELLYFAYEVFGITFVDPDSWTPADIMPLKLREKQKAERETAARITEEIGNLMKEIETLVEEKNKESTDIAKIVREGGPLLFDDIKITMSSKQLNGSQRVLLDGFISNDECRELTRLSNAAALKGDGFQGHPSPHSPSESFQGVTVLKAIKLGQEGTVPLKSARLFFDMSEKVRGVLESYFRLDSPLYFSYSHLVCRSAIDEKQDDRDNLSHPVHADNCLLVSELNECIKEPPTYTNKDYSAILYLNDDFEGGDFIFTELDAKTVTAEVRPQCGRVVGFGAGNENPHGVRAVTKGQRCAVALWFTLDPKHEEKDRIQAQEMLKMFSSPTDTEFTKTESSQPQLTPLDQSALLGQAATLVQEQANQPDDKPAEKKPEEPAEKKHEEPAKKKPEEPAEMKPEEPAEKKPEEPAEKKPEEPAEKKPEEPAEKKHEEPAKKKPEEPAEIKPEEPAEKKPEEPAEKKPEEPAEKKPEEPAETVSEKPSDYPEDKNNEKPIEKHAEKLIAKKGNKAKVKELVKTKAKAVDASKNKKATTKTAANAGDKANAKTADKAKAGDKANAKTADKAKEKPAAKTNGRQAADNKEQKPVTKKTEKIPVKKVSKDSKTDLKSSSDSQTDKDEL